Proteins encoded in a region of the Oncorhynchus gorbuscha isolate QuinsamMale2020 ecotype Even-year linkage group LG16, OgorEven_v1.0, whole genome shotgun sequence genome:
- the LOC124000679 gene encoding protein BTG3-like, translating to MMKKEIAAVVFFLKRLIKKVERLDTQKVDLFVERLTVALQEKFRGHWYPDNPSKGQAFRCIRVNRLQREDPELLRACQESGVQYKDLGLPRELTLWVDPGEVCCRYGERNLAFTVASFSGDDKEDVTSAVERVTSDYHSCSSSDEDSGLRETRPPPTFPQNRHKYQVIYPATPLWRPPVPKQKMWPGKGYNGPPRPPHYDFRTQGRPTQPFRHNDWAPPVGHRRWHGYWGGTPGLAHC from the exons ATGATGAAGAAAGAGATTGCAGCAGTGGTGTTTTTCCTGAAAAGACTGATCAAGAAGGTGGAAAGGTTGGATACCCAGAAAGTGGACTTGTTTGTTGAGCGGTTGACTGTTGCCCTGCAGGAGAAGTTCAGGGGGCATTGGTATCCTGACAACCCCAGCAAAGGACAGGCCTTCAG GTGTATTCGGGTGAACAGGTTGCAGAGGGAGGATCCAGAGTTGCTGCGGGCCTGCCAGGAGAGTGGGGTTCAGTACAAGGACCTTGGCCTGCCCAGAGAACTCACCCTGTGGGTGGATCCAGGGGAGGTGTGCTGCAG ATATGGAGAGCGAAACCTTGCTTTCACAGTTGCCAGTTTCTCTGGTGATGACAAAGAGGATGTGACCAGCGCTGTCGAGAGGGTGACATCTGACTACCACTCCTGTTCCTCCTCAGACGAGGATAGTGGCCTCAGGGAAACCCGTCCTCCCCCTACCTTTCCTCAAAATCGCCATAAATACCAG GTGATCTACCCAGCTACTCCTTTGTGGCGTCCTCCAGTGCCCAAGCAGAAGATGTGGCCGGGTAAAGGATATAATGGACCTCCACGTCCTCCTCACTATGACTTCAGAACTCAAGGTAGACCCACCCAGCCCTTCAGACACAACGACTGGGCCCCACCTGTGGGCCACAGAAGGTGGCACGGATACTGGGGTGGCACTCCAGGCCTGGCTCACTGTTAG